A part of Aegilops tauschii subsp. strangulata cultivar AL8/78 chromosome 2, Aet v6.0, whole genome shotgun sequence genomic DNA contains:
- the LOC109772982 gene encoding CASP-like protein 5A1: MLHFSHPVVHPSPPVVVPPPAQAEVEMVPPAQGQAVGANGDGNGNAPAGVIMRDPWTRCGLVFRLLQAAFAAAALAVMVSTDDFSSVTTFRYLVAAASVQCLWSLVVAILDAYAIVVKRFFRTARAVIILALGDWVTGTLIFSAACGSAAITTLLSNDFGACSVNPCGSFMNATAMAFLSWLARAPAFIGNLWTAVHRIQKS; encoded by the exons ATGCTGCACTTCAGCCATCCGGTGGTGCACCCCTCCCCGCCGGTGGTGGTGCCGCCGCCGGCGCAGGCAGAGGTGGAGATGGTGCCGCCGGCGCAGGGGCAGGCGGTGGGGGCGAACGGGGACGGGAACGGGAATGCGCCTGCTGGGGTGATCATGAGGGACCCGTGGACGAGGTGCGGGCTCGTGTTCCGCCTCCTGcaggccgccttcgcggccgccgcGCTCGCCGTCATGGTGTCCACCGACGACTTCTCCTCCGTCACCACATTCCG CTACCTCGTCGCAGCAGCAAGTGTGCAATGCCTCTGGAGCCTTGTCGTGGCCATTCTGGATGCCTATGCAATTGTTGTCAAACGTTTCTTCCGAACTGCCCGGGCTGTCATCATACTTGCCCTCGGGGACTGG GTCACAGGAACACTGATCTTCAGTGCAGCGTGTGGATCAGCAGCTATCACCACTCTCCTTTCCAATGATTTCGGAGCTTGCTCGGTAAATCCCTGTGGAAGCTTCATGAACGCTACCGCCATGGCTTTCTTGAGCTGGCTTGCGCGTGCGCCGGCCTTTATCGGGAACCTTTGGACGGCGGTCCACCGAATACAAAAATCATAG